The genome window CCAAGCCCTGAGGGGTACCGGTCATGGAGTGAGGAGGGGCGGGAGGCGACCGAACCGCCTGTGCATCCGCCGGTGTTGACGAGCGTCCGAGGCGAGCGATTCCGTCCGTTCCACGACAGGGAACTCGTGAGTACGGCAGTTCGGGGGCTCGTTGGAACCCTGTTTCTTCCTGAACTATGCGCGCAAGCACGGGACACGGGATGCTTGACAAGTGGTTCCACGAAGACCCTTCCGCGGAATTGAGTCATGAGTTCGGCGACTGTGTTAAAGCTATGCCGTGCCCACTGTCCCACCCTCCCCGCCCTTCACACTCCCAACTACTTCAGAAGCGATTTCTGAGGTCGGGAGCGGACGCGAAGGCGCTCATTCCCGTTTTTCTCTGGGCGCCGGTCCGGAATCCCCTCGGGCGCGGCCCGCATACCGCCCGTCAACGGCCTGGTTACCAGCGGCCAGAACACACCGGTCTCCTTTCTCGGGACTCTCAAGCTCAACTCACCGGGGACATCCCGGATCACCTCCGTCTCGCCTCCTCACCGCAGCCCTATGAGAAGGATCAGGAACATGACCCGTGACAACCGCGGCCGGGGCACCGTCATCACCTTCTACTCCTTCAAGGGCGGCACCGGCCGCACCATGGCGCTGGTCAACACCGCCTGGATCCTCGCCAGCAACGGTCTGCGCGTGCTCGTCGTGGACTGGGACCTAGGGCCTGTCTGGAGTTTGGATCAGGAGTTCGGTAGATCGCCTGCGCGCGAGGGCTCGGTCTTGATAGGCCATCAGTCATGGCGCGAGGCGATCTCACCGATGAGCAGTGGGCCCTGATCGAGCCGCATCTCCCGATTGCCGCGGTTGGTCCCATCCCTGACCTGCGGAAACACTTCAACGCGGTGATGTGGCGGTTCCGGACGGGTAGCCCCTGGCGTGACCTGCCGACCGAGTTCGGGCCCTGGCAGAGCACGTACGACCGCTTTCGGATCTGGGCGAGGCGGGGCGTTTTCCAGGACCTGATGCAAACAGTGATCGCTGAGGCCGCCGCCCGCGGCCAGGCCGACTTGGGCCTGGTCAGCGTGGACTCTGCGACCGCCCGGGCCCATCATCACGCCGCCGGGATGGCCCTGGACCCCGAGCAGTTGGCGGCCTTGGAAATGGCCGTCGAGGCCGAAAAGGGGGCGAGGGCAAGGCACAAAGAACGCAGGACGGACAGGCTGAGGATGAGGCGCGCGTCGAGCGGCGACGGGTCCGCCGACGACACCGGGCCCGGTTGAAAGCCGCCGAGCTGGGGCGTTCCCGGGGCGGACTGACGAGCAAGATTCATGTGGCGGCTGACCGACGCTGTCGCCCGCTTGCGTTCGTCCTCACGCCCGGGCAGGCCGGTGACAGTCCGCAGTTCGCCCCGGTCCTGGAACGGGTGAAGGTGCGCGGCCCGATCGGGCGCCCGCGGACCCGGCCGGATGCGGTGGCCGCGGACAAGGCGTATTCGTCCCGACGCAACCGCCGCTACCTGCGACGACGCGGGATCCGAGCCGTGATCCCGGAGAAGGTCGACCAGGCCGCGAACCGCAAGAAGCGTGGCAGCGCCGGCGGCCGGCCAGTCTCATATGACGCGACGCTCTACAAAGAGCGCAACACCGTGGAACGGTGCATCAACCGGCTGCGGAACTGGCGCGGTATCGCTACCCGGTACGACAAGAACCCGGAGAGTTACGAGGCCGGACTGCACCTGTGTGGTGCGATGCTCTGGCTCCGTAGCATCGCACCACACTTGTGATCCGAACTCCAGACAGGACCTAGAGGCCCCCGGACTCCACACCTATCTCCGACCCCTGCTGGCCGACCCCGAACTCACCGAGAGCGCCGGTGTCATGGAGATGATCGGCGACTTCGCTCGCCAAGTCGTGGTGCCGGGTGAGGAGGGGCCCGGCATTCGGGAACTGGCCCGCGTCGACCGGTACGCCGTAAGCACCGAACTACGCCTGCCGCCGGGCGGAGAACTGGACCTGCTGCCCGCCGGCGTACAGGACCCCGACACCTACGCGGTCACCGTCAGCACCTTCGACTGGGGGACCTTCCACCGAGTGGGCGGCGCCGACTTCCTCACCGCGCTCCGCGACGACATGGCCGCCCGCTACGACTACGTCCTGATCGACAGCCGGTCCGGCCTCAGCGACACCGCGAGCATCTGCACGGTCGTCATGCCGGACATCGTCGTGGACTGCTTCACCCTCAGCCGACAGGGCGTCAACGGCGCGGCCCGCATCGCACGTTCGATCCGCCAGGTCGCCCACACCCACCGCGACATCCGTATCGTTCCCGTCCCCATGCGCGTCGAGGACGCCGGCCACGACCGCCTGGAGGCCGGCCGGTACCAGGCGCGCAGCCTGTTGGCCCCGTTCCTGGGCTGGGTGCCGCCCGAGGAGCAGGACCGGTACTGGAGCGGCGTCGAGATCCCGTACAAGCCCGGCTACGCGTACGAGGAGATCCCCGCGACGGTGGGGGAGCGCCGACAGGACGGCACCCTGCTGGCCGCGTTCGAACGGCTGACCGCCCGGCTCACCGACAACCGGGTGACCCGGCTGAGCAACATGACGGAGCCGTACCGCCAGACGCTGCGGGCCGAGTACGAGCGCACCTCCCCGATCATGCGCGAGGACTTCCACGTCAGCTACACCGCGACCGACAGGCTCTGGGCCGACTGGACCGTGGCCGTGCTGCGGGCGGCCGGTTACGAGGCGACGCTCGCCCCGATCGAGGTGGACGACGTCACGCCCGAACCCGTCATACCGACGGGCCTCGAACGCACGCCGGCCGGTGAAGCGCGCACGGTCGTCCTGCTCTCCCCGCGGTACACCGCGCTGCCGCGGGCGCGGGATGTCTGGCAGAGGGTCAGCCGCAGGGACCCGTCCGGCCGGATCGGGTCGGTGGTCCCCCTCCTGGTGGACGAATCAACAGCTCCGGCGGAATTCGCGCCTCGCTCAACTGTCAGTCTCGTGGGCATCGCGGCGGAAGAGGCCGTGGCCCGTCTGCTCGCCGCCGTCGACCACCCCGATTCGGGGGAGAGGGGGCCCCGTTCCACAGTCGCCGCTCTGGCCGGGTCGGCCCGGCTTCCCGGTACTCGACCGCGAGTCGTCGGGGGGCGACCCCAGCGCAACGCGATCTTCACCGGCCGCCCCGCACTCATGGAGCGTCTGCGTGACGGCCTGCTCGGTGGCACCACGGCCGTCCTGCCGCAAGCGCTCCACGGGTTGGGCGGAGTGGGCAAGACGCAGCTCGCGCTCGAGTACGCCTACCGCTTCGAGTCGGACTACGACCTCGTCTGGTGGATCAACGCCGCGGAGCCGACGCAGATCCTTCAGCAGGTGAGTCTTCTCGCCGGGTACCTCGGTGTGCCCCTCGATGATGGGGGCTTGACGGCGGCCGTACGCAACGAGGTCTGGGACAAGCTGCGTCGAGGTATCCCTCACGCGCGTTGGCTGATCGTCTTCGACAACGCCGAGAAGCCGGCGGACTTGGAGGGCCTGGTGCCGGTCGGTGGGCCTGGTCGTCACATCCTCATCACCTCGCGGAATCCCGCGTGGACCGAACGCGCCGCGCGCATCGAGGTGGACCTCTTCACCCGTGAGGAGAGCGTCGCGCTGCTACGCCGTTACAACCCGGGGCTTGAGCCGGTGGAAGCGGCCCGAGTGGCCGAGGAACTCGGGGACTTCCCGCTGGCCGTGAGCCTCGCCGCCGCTTCGCTTCAGGAGTCGGCCATGCCCGTTGACACCTATGTGGAGATGCTCCGAACCAAGATGACCGACATTCTGGGCAGCCAGTCTGCCCCCGACTACCCGACGTCGGCAGCGGTCAGCTGGTCACTCGACCGGCTGAAAACGCGCACACCAGCCGCGGCTGCCCTGCTCGAACTGTGCGCCTTCTTCGGACCGGACCCGATTCCGCGGGACCTGTTCAGCAGCCGGCCCGCGCTCGAACTGCTCGAAGGGCACGACCCGAGCCTCTCCGACCCGCTGCTGATGGGGCGGCTCTACGGACAGACCGTCCGCAGCGGACTCGCACAGGCCGACCAGCGGACCGACACTCTGATGATGCATCGCCTGATCCAGCATGTGTTCCGGGACCAGCTCAGCACGGAACAACAGGTCACCATGAGGGAACGAGCCCGATCCGCCTTGGGACAGGCCAACCCCAAGGCACCCGACGAATCGGACAACTGGCAACGCTACGCCGCGCTCCTTCGTCACCTGTGGCCCACCGAAGCCGACGAGAGCGACAACCTGGAGGTACGGCAGTGGATCTGTGACACGGTCCGCTACCTGTGGCGCAGTGGCGACGCCGACACGGCCAACAGGACGGCGGAGAGGGTGCTCGACAGCTGGCTGCCCCGCTTCGGCGAGGACGACGCGCTCGTCCTGCGGCTGCGCACCGAACTCGGCAACGCGCTGCGCGACCAGGGCCGTCTGCCGGAGGCGTACGACGTGACACGGGACGTCTACGAGCGGGCCAGCCGGATCCTCGGCGAGGACCACCCCTACACCCTGGGCGCGGCCATGAGCCTCGGCTCCGACCTGCGCAGTGTCGGCCGGTACGCGGACGCCATGGAACGCGACCGGGAAACCCTGCGCGGCACCCGGCGGGTCTTCGGCGACAGCCACCCGCGGACGCTCTCGGCGGCCAACAACCTCGCCGTGTCCGAGTTCCTCTCCGGGAACCGGCAGGCGGCCCGGGACACCGACCGGGAGTTGCTCAAGCTGCGCCGGGAGATCTCCGGACCGGACCATCGCTCCACTCTCAACACCGCGACCAACTACGCCCGGGACCTCCGCGCGGCCGGAGCGTTCCGGGAGGCGCTGAAGCTCATCGAGGACACGCTGAAGCGCAGCAGGCGCGTGCTGGGACCCGACCACCTGATCACCTTCCGGGCCTCCCTCGGCGCCGCGGTCCTGCACCGCAGGCTCGGCGACTACGAGACGGCGTACACGCTGACCAGCGACACTCTCGAACAGGCGAAGAAGCAGTTGGGTCCCGACCATCCCGACACGCTCGCCGTCGCGACGAATCTGGGCGCGGACCTGTACGACCGGGGGGACGCGGTTCAAGGCCGGCGACTGGTCACGGAAACCCTCGGCCGTTACGAGCGCCGGTTCGGACCGGACCACGTCTTCACCCTCGCCTGCGCCACCAACCTGGCCGTACTGCTCCGGCTGACCGGTGAGTCGGAGGCCGCGCTGGCACTGTCGACCCGCACCCTGGACCGCTTCCGTCGACTCCTCGGAGCGCGCCACCCCTACACCCTCACCTGCATGCTGAATCACGCGACGGACCTGTCCGGGAACGGCGAGCGGGACCGGGCCGCGGTGGTGGGGCGCGAGGCGTACGAGGGACTCGGCGAAGTGCTCGGCCCCGATCACCATCTGGCCATCGCGGGCGCCTCCAACCTTGCCGTCCAGTTGCGCGGTGACGAGTCGGGCGAGGCCGAGCGGCTGCACACGGAAGCGGAACGCCGCGCCCGCGAGAGCCGGGAGCTCGGCGGCGACCATCCGATGACCCGGGCGGTGACCCGCCGGCAGCCCATCGACGCGGACATCGAGCCGCCGGTCACCTGACGGCCGCCGCGTCGGCGGATCACGCGGCCGGAGAACGACGACCGGGCCCCGCGGGCGAACCCGCCCGCGGGGCCCCGGCCGCTCCGGTCCCGCCGCCCGGACCCGGTCCGTCCCCCTCCCTCGAACCCGGTCCGTCCCCCGAACTCGGCCCCGGTCGCCGCGCGTTCACTCGATGGTCGTCCGTATGTCTGAGATCGGCGGCGGCAGGGTAGGACCCTCGATGCCGTTGATGCGGTGGGGCATGCTGGGGGGCGCCTTGGATCAGCCGTACTTCTTTCTCAGTTACGCCAGGCGGGACGACCGGGCGGCGTACGTGGGGCGGTTCTACAACGACCTGCTGGAGGCCCTCGACCTCCCGGGCCCGGTGACAGCCAGGCAGCCCACCTTCCGTGACGTCGTGAACATCATGCTCGGCGACGACTGGCTGCTGGAGCTGAGCCGTGCCGTCGGTTCCTGCAGATCCATGGTCGCGCTCTACTCTCCGGCGTACTTCCGCAGCGAGTACTGCGGCAAGGAGTGGACCCACTTCGCCGCACGGGTGAGGCGCTATCAGGAGATGACCTCCGTACCGCCGCGCGCGCTGGTCCCCGTGCTCTGGGAGCCGGTGCCGCAGCGCAGGATGCCCGCCGAGGTCAGGGCCGTGCAGTACACCGAACCGGGGCTGGGGGAGGAGTACCTCAGACACGGGCTGCTGCAACTGATGCAGTCCGACCCGGGCGGACCCGCGTACCGGCACGTCGTCCGGGAGATCGCCCGCCGGGTCCGTATGGCGGCGGACCCGTTCAACCTGCCCACCGACGAGCCGCCCGCCTTCGACCTCTCCGAGGTGCGGGGCTGCTTTCCCGTCAACGAGGTGCCGGAACTCACCGGCCACGTACGGATATTCGTCGCGGCCTGCACCAAGGAGCAGCCGCCGATGGGCCGTTCGCACACCGCGTACTACGGGGAGGCGCCCTGGATGTGGGCGCCCTACAGTCCACCGCGGGTGCCGACCGTGGTGGAACGGGCCAAGCGGGTCATCACCGGCGACGGACACACCGCGAGCGTCGAGGCGGTGAGCCCCCAGCTGATCCGGCATCTCAACCGGGCCCGGCACCTCAACCAGGCGTGTGTCCTGCTGGTGGACGCCTGGTCGGCGCGCGAGGCACCGTACCGGGGCGCGCTCCTGCGCTACGACGAGCTGTACCACCCGACGACCGCGGTCCTGGTGCCCTGCCACGAGCACGACCGGGAGTCCGGCACGGACAACCAGGCACTGTGGGACGCGGTCAAGAGAGTCTTCGAACGCAACTGGATGCGGCGCAACGACCCCCATGACCCGGTGTTCTGGGTCCACGTCGACCAGCACGAGTTCGACGACACGCTGGCCCGCGCGGTGACCGTGACCCAGAACCGGATCGCCGCCAGCGGCCATGTCCGACGCCTGCCGCCGGGCGCCCCGCCACCCTCGATGCCCCGCCTCTGACCGCCCCTTCGACCACCTCTTCGACCACCTCTTCGACCGCCTCTTCGACCACCGGGCGACCCGCCGCCCCGCCCGCCCGACCCCGACCGCCCACCCGACCACGACTGCCCAGGAGACCGGATGAGCCCCTCCAGCGCGCCGGACGGCCGAGGCCAGGTCGTCACCTTCTACTCGTTCAAGGGTGGCGTCGGCCGCACCATGGCCCTGGCCAACGTGGCCTGGATCCTGGCCAGTCGGGGCAAACGCGTCCTGGCCGTGGACTGGGACCTGGAGGCCCCGGGCCTGCACAGCTACTTCCACCCGCTGCTCACCGACCCCGAACTGCGTGACACCGACGGCCTGATCGACCTGCTGCGCGCCTACCAGCAGGCGGTGCTCCTGCCCGGCCGCGAGGAGGCCCCCGAGGACGACGGCTGGTTCCGCCGGACACTGGACCTCACGCCGTACGTCGTCGGCCTCGACCTCAGATTCGCGAGCGGCGGACGGCTTGACTTCCTGCCCGCCGGCCGGCAGAACGCCGCCTACTCGGACTCCGTGACCTCCTTCGACTGGCACGCCTTCTACGAACGGCTCGGCGGCGGATCGTTCCTGCTGGAGATGCGCGAGGAGATGGCCGCCCGCTACGACTACGTCCTGATCGACAGCCGCACCGGGGTCACCGACAGCTCGGGCATCTGCACGGTGCTCCTCCCCGACACCCTCGTACTGGGCTTCGTCTACAACGTGCAGAACATGCGCGGCTCCGCGCACGTGGCCCGCGCCGTCACCAAGGGCTCCCGCCGGCCGATACGGCTGCTGCCGGTGCCCATGCGCGTCGAGGACGCCGAGCGCGAGCGCCTGGAGATCAGCCGCGACCGCGCCCGCGAGGTCTTCGGCGGCCATCTGTCCTGGCTGGAGGAGAGCAGCGTCGAACGGTACTGGGGCGATGTGGAGATCCCGTACAAGACGTTCTACGCCTACGAGGAGATCGTCGCGCCCGTCGGTGACCGGCCGTTGCAGGAGGGCACCGTACTGAAGGCCTGTGAGCGGCTGACGGACTGGCTCACCGACGGCGAGGTCCGGCGGGGTGTGCCGCTGCCGGACGAGGAACGGCAGCGGCTGCTCACCGCGTACATGAACAAGAGCCGCGCCATCAGCGCCTGTCTCTTCGTCAGTTACGCGCCGGAGGACCGGATCTGGGCGGAGTGGGCGGCCTGGCATCTGGAATCCGCGGGCTTCCGTGTCACCCTGCACGACATCACCGCCACCGGGTCCGGCGAGACCGCCCCGGAGGTGGTGCGCGCCTTGGCGGAGGAGGGCCGGGTCCTCGCCCTGCTGTCCGAGGAGTACGCCGAGGTACCGCAGTCCGCCGCGCTCTGGCGGGCCCTGACCGGCCGGGAACGCGCGCTGGCGCCCGAACTGGTCGCCGTCCGCGTCCACGGCGGCGAACGGGCCCTGGACCCGCCCTTCGACCTCGCCGCGGCCCCCAGCATCGCCCACCTCACCGCGGCGAACGCGGTACGACGGCTGCGGCAGAGCGTCGGCCCGCCGCCCTCGGCGCCGACCCCGGCACGCGCCACGCCCGCCCCGCCGACCGCCGAACCCCCGCGCTATCCGGGCACCAACCCGTCCGTGGAGTCGCTGCCACCGAGGAACGGCGGCTTCACCGGCCGGAACGCGCTGCTGCACGAGCTGCGGGACCGGCTCACCGCGGAGGACTCCTCGGACTCCTCGTACTCCTCGGACTCCGCCAGGCCTCAGGTGCTCGTCGGCCTCGGCGGGGTCGGCAAGACGCAGACGGCACTCGAGTACACCTATCGCTTCCGTGGTTCCTACGATGTGGTCTGGTGGGTGCCGGCCGCCGAACCCACCGTCATCGCGAGTGAGTTGGCCCGACTCGCACCCCAACTCGGCATCGAGCAAGGGGAGGACACCGCGCTCACCGCCCAACGGGTGCTCAGGGCCCTGGCCGGCGGGACGCCGTACCGCAGCTGGCTGATCGTCTTCGACAGCGCGGGCTCACCGCAGGAGACCGCCGAGTGGCTGCCCGCCGGGACCTCACGGGGCGGACATGTGCTCGTCACCTCCCGCGACCGCACCTGGGAAGAGGCCGGAGACGTGCTGCCGGTCGAGGTGTTCAGCCGGGCCGAGAGCGTGGCACTGCTCGGCCGGCACAACCCGGGCCTCGCCCCGGACAGCAGCCGGCAGATCGCCCACGAACTCGGCGACCTCCCGCTCGCCGTGCACCAGGCCGCCGTCTGGCTGAGTGCCACGGCCATGCCCGTCGACCGCTATCTGCAACTGCTGCGCACCCATGCGACGGAGCTGCTCAAACGCACGGAGAAACGCTCGCTCGAAATGGCGGGCTGGCTGGTGTCGTTGGAGGAGATCCGCGCCAACAGCCCTGCGGCGGCCGACCTGTTGGAGATCTGCTCCTTCTTCGGAGCCGATCCCATCCCCATGGAACTGCTCTACACCCGTTCCCTGATGGACGCCCTCACCCTCGGCGAGGACGAACCCCGGGACGAGGTGACCATCAGCGAGGTCTTCCAGGAGATCAACCGGTTCGGGCTGGCCCAGGCGGACCAGGAGGAGGGCACGGTCGTCGTCCACCGCCTGGTGCAGGCCGAGATCCGCCACTCGATGCCCCTGGAACGACGCCTGGAACTACGTGCGGTGGTGCACTCCGTGCTGGCCGCAGGCAACCCGAAGTTCCCCGGCGCGCCCGAGAGTTGGCCACGCTACGCGCAGCTGCTGCCGCATCTGTGGCCCAGCCGGGCGGCCCGCAGCGACGACCCCGGGGTGCAGCAGTGGATCATCGACACGGTCCGCTGTCTGTGGCGCCGCAATCTGCTGGGCTCCGGGCGGGACACCGCCGAACGCGTCCTCGCCGAGTGGACCGAACGCCTCGGCCCCGACGACATCCAGGTACTGAGCCTGCGCACCCAACTCGGCAACATCCTGCGCTCGCAGGGCGCCTCGCGCGAGGCCTGGCGCAACGACCTGGACGTCCACCGACGGCTGGCCGCCCTCATGGGTCCGGGCCGCCGCCGTACGCTGATCGCCGCCGCGAACGTGGCCGCCGACCTCAACGCCCTGGGCCGCTACGCCGAGGCCCGGGAATGGGACCGCGCCACCTACGAGGCCAGCAAGGCGGTCTGGCCGCCCGACGACCTGCGGCTGTCGATGCACGCCAGCAATCTCGGGGTCTCCGAGTACCTGTGCGGGGACCGGCGCGCGGCACTGGAGATCCACCGGCGGGTCTACCGCGACCGGCTCGACCTCAAGGGACCCACGGACATCTACACCCTCAGCGCGGCCTCCAACTACGCACGCGACCTGCGCGAGACGGGCGATCTCCGGGCCGCCCTCGCCCTGTTGGAGGAGACCTGCCAACTCCTGTGGGAGAGGCTCGGCCCGCGCCACGCCCAGACCCTGTCCACTCAGCGGAACCACGCGGTGGCGCTGCGCCGGGCCGGCCGCTACGAGGAGGCCCGTGAACTCGTCGGGTCCGTCCATCTGATGTACGCCGAGGACCGGGGCCGTGACCACCCGGACACCCTGGCCGCCCGCGCCGATCTGGCCAATGTGCTCGCGGCCCTCGGCGATGTCGACAGCGCCCGCGATCACGCCGATCACATCCTGACCCGCCAGCGGCAGACGCTCGGGGAATCGCACCCCTACACCCTCGGCTGCCAGAACAACCTGGCGATCTATCTACGGCTCGGCGGCCACGCGGCAGCCGCCCGCGCCACCTCCGAACGCGCCCTGCGGGCACTGACCGACACCCTCGGGGAACGGCATCCCTACACCCTGGACGCGATGATCAACTACGCCAACTGCCTGGTGGACACCGGTGAGACGGAAGCCGCCATCGCTCTCGAACGCGAGGCGCTCGCCGGGGTGTTGGAGACTCTGGGCGCCGACCACTACGACGTCGTCACCCTGCGTTCCAACCTCGCGGTCGACCTCGCGGGGGCTGGTGTGACTCAGGAGTCGGAGGAGCACTACAGTGAGGCTCTGCAACTCGCCGCCCAGACCTTGGGAGTGGACCACCCGACCTACGAGGCGGTGGACAGCGGGGTGCGACTGGACGCGGACATCGAGCCACCCTTCACCTTCTGATTCCGCGCCCCGGGGACCCGTGTGAGTCCCATCCGGAGGGGTGAGGTCTTCTTTACGGCGCTTTGTGTTGCTTCCCGCCGATTTCCTTTGCTTCGCTGCTATTCTCCGCTCACCGCCACGGGCGTCACCCGCCGGGCGGACATCCCGTGTCAGCATGGCCCCTAGGAGTGCGGTGTCACCCTTCTTGTCCTCGCCGGATGTGTCTGCTGGACGCGCCCCTGCCGGCGCGGGTCCGGTCAGGCCTGCCGAGGACCGCCCCGGTACCGTCGCCGAGAACAGCGCCCTCGGTCACGTACTGCGCCGTCTCGCCCGGGAGGCCGCGCATCCGGAGGCTTCGTACATCGCCGAGTTCGAGTCCTCGCTTCCCTCGCTCACCGACGCGGCGGAAGCGTCGATGGAGTGACCTCCCCGCCGGTC of Streptomyces phaeolivaceus contains these proteins:
- a CDS encoding TIR-like protein FxsC, with translation MPLMRWGMLGGALDQPYFFLSYARRDDRAAYVGRFYNDLLEALDLPGPVTARQPTFRDVVNIMLGDDWLLELSRAVGSCRSMVALYSPAYFRSEYCGKEWTHFAARVRRYQEMTSVPPRALVPVLWEPVPQRRMPAEVRAVQYTEPGLGEEYLRHGLLQLMQSDPGGPAYRHVVREIARRVRMAADPFNLPTDEPPAFDLSEVRGCFPVNEVPELTGHVRIFVAACTKEQPPMGRSHTAYYGEAPWMWAPYSPPRVPTVVERAKRVITGDGHTASVEAVSPQLIRHLNRARHLNQACVLLVDAWSAREAPYRGALLRYDELYHPTTAVLVPCHEHDRESGTDNQALWDAVKRVFERNWMRRNDPHDPVFWVHVDQHEFDDTLARAVTVTQNRIAASGHVRRLPPGAPPPSMPRL
- the fxsT gene encoding FxSxx-COOH system tetratricopeptide repeat protein produces the protein MEMIGDFARQVVVPGEEGPGIRELARVDRYAVSTELRLPPGGELDLLPAGVQDPDTYAVTVSTFDWGTFHRVGGADFLTALRDDMAARYDYVLIDSRSGLSDTASICTVVMPDIVVDCFTLSRQGVNGAARIARSIRQVAHTHRDIRIVPVPMRVEDAGHDRLEAGRYQARSLLAPFLGWVPPEEQDRYWSGVEIPYKPGYAYEEIPATVGERRQDGTLLAAFERLTARLTDNRVTRLSNMTEPYRQTLRAEYERTSPIMREDFHVSYTATDRLWADWTVAVLRAAGYEATLAPIEVDDVTPEPVIPTGLERTPAGEARTVVLLSPRYTALPRARDVWQRVSRRDPSGRIGSVVPLLVDESTAPAEFAPRSTVSLVGIAAEEAVARLLAAVDHPDSGERGPRSTVAALAGSARLPGTRPRVVGGRPQRNAIFTGRPALMERLRDGLLGGTTAVLPQALHGLGGVGKTQLALEYAYRFESDYDLVWWINAAEPTQILQQVSLLAGYLGVPLDDGGLTAAVRNEVWDKLRRGIPHARWLIVFDNAEKPADLEGLVPVGGPGRHILITSRNPAWTERAARIEVDLFTREESVALLRRYNPGLEPVEAARVAEELGDFPLAVSLAAASLQESAMPVDTYVEMLRTKMTDILGSQSAPDYPTSAAVSWSLDRLKTRTPAAAALLELCAFFGPDPIPRDLFSSRPALELLEGHDPSLSDPLLMGRLYGQTVRSGLAQADQRTDTLMMHRLIQHVFRDQLSTEQQVTMRERARSALGQANPKAPDESDNWQRYAALLRHLWPTEADESDNLEVRQWICDTVRYLWRSGDADTANRTAERVLDSWLPRFGEDDALVLRLRTELGNALRDQGRLPEAYDVTRDVYERASRILGEDHPYTLGAAMSLGSDLRSVGRYADAMERDRETLRGTRRVFGDSHPRTLSAANNLAVSEFLSGNRQAARDTDRELLKLRREISGPDHRSTLNTATNYARDLRAAGAFREALKLIEDTLKRSRRVLGPDHLITFRASLGAAVLHRRLGDYETAYTLTSDTLEQAKKQLGPDHPDTLAVATNLGADLYDRGDAVQGRRLVTETLGRYERRFGPDHVFTLACATNLAVLLRLTGESEAALALSTRTLDRFRRLLGARHPYTLTCMLNHATDLSGNGERDRAAVVGREAYEGLGEVLGPDHHLAIAGASNLAVQLRGDESGEAERLHTEAERRARESRELGGDHPMTRAVTRRQPIDADIEPPVT
- a CDS encoding IS5 family transposase (programmed frameshift); protein product: MARGDLTDEQWALIEPHLPIAAVGPIPDLRKHFNAVMWRFRTGSPWRDLPTEFGPWQSTYDRFRIWARRGVFQDLMQTVIAEAAARGQADLGLVSVDSATARAHHHAAGMALDPEQLAALEMAVEAEKGARARHKEQDGQAEDEARVERRRVRRRHRARLKAAELGRSRGGLTSKIHVAADRRCRPLAFVLTPGQAGDSPQFAPVLERVKVRGPIGRPRTRPDAVAADKAYSSRRNRRYLRRRGIRAVIPEKVDQAANRKKRGSAGGRPVSYDATLYKERNTVERCINRLRNWRGIATRYDKNPESYEAGLHLCGAMLWLRSIAPHL
- the fxsT gene encoding FxSxx-COOH system tetratricopeptide repeat protein, translated to MSPSSAPDGRGQVVTFYSFKGGVGRTMALANVAWILASRGKRVLAVDWDLEAPGLHSYFHPLLTDPELRDTDGLIDLLRAYQQAVLLPGREEAPEDDGWFRRTLDLTPYVVGLDLRFASGGRLDFLPAGRQNAAYSDSVTSFDWHAFYERLGGGSFLLEMREEMAARYDYVLIDSRTGVTDSSGICTVLLPDTLVLGFVYNVQNMRGSAHVARAVTKGSRRPIRLLPVPMRVEDAERERLEISRDRAREVFGGHLSWLEESSVERYWGDVEIPYKTFYAYEEIVAPVGDRPLQEGTVLKACERLTDWLTDGEVRRGVPLPDEERQRLLTAYMNKSRAISACLFVSYAPEDRIWAEWAAWHLESAGFRVTLHDITATGSGETAPEVVRALAEEGRVLALLSEEYAEVPQSAALWRALTGRERALAPELVAVRVHGGERALDPPFDLAAAPSIAHLTAANAVRRLRQSVGPPPSAPTPARATPAPPTAEPPRYPGTNPSVESLPPRNGGFTGRNALLHELRDRLTAEDSSDSSYSSDSARPQVLVGLGGVGKTQTALEYTYRFRGSYDVVWWVPAAEPTVIASELARLAPQLGIEQGEDTALTAQRVLRALAGGTPYRSWLIVFDSAGSPQETAEWLPAGTSRGGHVLVTSRDRTWEEAGDVLPVEVFSRAESVALLGRHNPGLAPDSSRQIAHELGDLPLAVHQAAVWLSATAMPVDRYLQLLRTHATELLKRTEKRSLEMAGWLVSLEEIRANSPAAADLLEICSFFGADPIPMELLYTRSLMDALTLGEDEPRDEVTISEVFQEINRFGLAQADQEEGTVVVHRLVQAEIRHSMPLERRLELRAVVHSVLAAGNPKFPGAPESWPRYAQLLPHLWPSRAARSDDPGVQQWIIDTVRCLWRRNLLGSGRDTAERVLAEWTERLGPDDIQVLSLRTQLGNILRSQGASREAWRNDLDVHRRLAALMGPGRRRTLIAAANVAADLNALGRYAEAREWDRATYEASKAVWPPDDLRLSMHASNLGVSEYLCGDRRAALEIHRRVYRDRLDLKGPTDIYTLSAASNYARDLRETGDLRAALALLEETCQLLWERLGPRHAQTLSTQRNHAVALRRAGRYEEARELVGSVHLMYAEDRGRDHPDTLAARADLANVLAALGDVDSARDHADHILTRQRQTLGESHPYTLGCQNNLAIYLRLGGHAAAARATSERALRALTDTLGERHPYTLDAMINYANCLVDTGETEAAIALEREALAGVLETLGADHYDVVTLRSNLAVDLAGAGVTQESEEHYSEALQLAAQTLGVDHPTYEAVDSGVRLDADIEPPFTF